A window of the Listeria swaminathanii genome harbors these coding sequences:
- a CDS encoding nucleoid-associated protein, whose translation MPDFSYAKITKLVVHFAGNKAREEGTEVSANVLADIGSEMNQTLSSIFLEPFTKDEYYQFSHETDLDFNEVRTFAANMFIAEEEFLDESKKILEHLYSETTHPNIKSGDVWIFFIEGCVVDGDFTNGIGIFKVENKEVFLKNDFNGREFQIGYDKGITGTDLDKGCLIFNVDHDTGNKVLILDRLNRGDSVYWKDKFLSIDKITDEKFYTEGFVEVCTDYIKQREESLLDKSNFVKATTEYLAGEETLNIAEFARTTIEKPEEITEFNTMVDTFERENNVRFPETFQLDEEKREKLSKKIRKTIKLGKNISVVVKDLEQLEETDFVQGYDEEKGKNYMIVYYD comes from the coding sequence ATGCCAGATTTTTCTTACGCAAAAATTACGAAACTCGTGGTCCACTTTGCTGGAAATAAAGCGAGAGAAGAAGGAACCGAGGTCTCAGCGAATGTACTTGCTGATATCGGGTCAGAAATGAACCAAACATTATCTTCTATTTTCTTAGAACCATTTACAAAAGATGAATATTACCAATTTAGTCATGAAACAGATTTAGATTTTAACGAAGTCCGAACTTTTGCTGCAAATATGTTTATAGCGGAGGAAGAGTTTCTGGATGAATCGAAGAAAATTTTAGAGCATTTATACAGCGAAACAACCCACCCGAATATTAAAAGTGGCGACGTCTGGATTTTCTTTATTGAAGGTTGCGTAGTCGATGGGGATTTCACAAACGGCATCGGGATTTTCAAAGTTGAAAACAAAGAAGTCTTTCTGAAAAATGATTTTAACGGTAGAGAATTCCAAATTGGCTATGATAAAGGGATCACTGGGACGGATTTGGATAAAGGTTGTTTGATTTTTAATGTGGATCATGACACGGGGAATAAAGTGTTGATTTTAGATCGGCTTAACCGCGGCGATTCTGTTTATTGGAAAGATAAGTTTTTAAGCATTGACAAGATTACTGATGAGAAGTTTTATACGGAAGGTTTTGTGGAAGTTTGTACGGATTATATTAAGCAACGCGAGGAGTCGCTGCTAGATAAATCTAATTTTGTCAAAGCGACGACGGAATATTTGGCAGGGGAAGAGACGTTAAATATTGCTGAATTCGCCCGTACGACGATTGAAAAACCAGAGGAAATTACCGAATTCAATACAATGGTCGATACGTTCGAACGCGAAAACAATGTCCGTTTTCCAGAAACGTTCCAATTAGATGAAGAAAAACGCGAAAAATTATCGAAAAAAATTCGCAAAACGATCAAACTTGGCAAAAATATTTCGGTTGTCGTGAAGGACTTAGAACAGCTGGAAGAGACCGATTTTGTGCAAGGGTATGACGAGGAAAAAGGCAAAAACTACATGATAGTGTATTACGATTAA
- a CDS encoding MGMT family protein: MIPADFEDRVYTVVRQIPRGKVTTYGQIAYMIGFPKNARLVGATLKHSKRDQITPCHRVVNAAGRLVPGWEEQRELLLLEGVTFKENGHVKMKDHFWQ, from the coding sequence ATGATTCCAGCTGATTTTGAAGATCGCGTCTATACGGTTGTGCGCCAAATCCCGCGCGGAAAAGTGACGACTTATGGGCAAATCGCCTATATGATTGGCTTTCCTAAAAATGCCAGACTCGTTGGTGCAACGCTAAAACATTCGAAGCGCGACCAAATTACGCCGTGCCATCGTGTCGTAAATGCAGCTGGTCGTCTTGTCCCGGGTTGGGAAGAACAACGTGAACTGCTTTTACTTGAAGGAGTGACGTTTAAAGAGAACGGACATGTCAAAATGAAAGATCATTTTTGGCAATAA
- the hisB gene encoding imidazoleglycerol-phosphate dehydratase HisB → MRTATKTRVTAETSIELSINLDTQAESTISTGVGFLDHMLTLFTKHSRITLNVNAIGDTYVDAHHTVEDVGITLGLCLKEALGDKASINRYGSAYVPMDEALGFCALDLSGRSYLVFDAELTNPKLGDFDTELVEEFFQAVAFNTEMNLHLRVLYGKNTHHKIEALFKAFGRALREAITINPEIQGVNSTKGVL, encoded by the coding sequence ATGAGAACAGCAACTAAAACTAGAGTTACCGCCGAAACTTCTATAGAGCTTTCCATTAATCTGGATACTCAAGCAGAATCTACTATTTCCACTGGGGTTGGCTTTCTAGATCACATGCTCACCTTATTTACCAAACATAGCCGCATCACTTTAAATGTAAATGCAATTGGCGATACATATGTCGATGCGCATCACACGGTGGAAGATGTTGGTATTACACTCGGTCTTTGTCTAAAAGAAGCGCTCGGTGATAAAGCTAGTATCAATCGCTACGGCTCCGCTTATGTGCCAATGGACGAAGCACTTGGCTTTTGCGCACTTGATTTAAGTGGACGTTCTTATCTTGTCTTCGATGCCGAATTAACAAACCCAAAACTAGGCGATTTTGACACAGAATTAGTAGAAGAATTTTTCCAAGCAGTTGCCTTTAACACCGAAATGAACCTACACCTGCGCGTTCTTTACGGCAAAAATACCCACCATAAAATCGAAGCGCTTTTCAAAGCATTCGGCCGTGCTCTCCGCGAAGCAATCACGATTAACCCTGAAATCCAAGGTGTAAATTCTACTAAAGGAGTCCTGTAA
- the hisA gene encoding 1-(5-phosphoribosyl)-5-[(5-phosphoribosylamino)methylideneamino]imidazole-4-carboxamide isomerase: MQIFPAIDLKNGQCVRLFQGDFSKQTVVNEDPIAQAKSFATDGATYLHIVDLDGALEGRPVNLEIIQKMKKAAQVPVQVGGGIRSMSQVDYYLESGIDRVIIGSAALTNPEFLRAAVQKYGPKIAAGIDAKNGFVATSGWLDVSQVGYLDLAKRMEEMQVETIIYTDISRDGTLTGPNLEQMAALQKHVSVNLIASGGVSGRADLEALAELGLYGAIAGKALYNGHISMSDVVEVEQHAY; the protein is encoded by the coding sequence ATGCAAATCTTCCCAGCAATAGACTTGAAAAATGGACAATGCGTCCGACTTTTCCAAGGTGATTTTTCCAAACAAACCGTTGTAAATGAAGACCCAATCGCCCAAGCAAAATCATTTGCCACTGATGGCGCAACCTATTTACACATCGTTGACCTAGACGGCGCATTAGAAGGACGTCCCGTCAACCTCGAAATCATTCAAAAAATGAAAAAAGCAGCTCAAGTTCCCGTCCAAGTTGGCGGCGGTATTCGCAGCATGTCCCAAGTAGATTATTACCTCGAATCCGGTATCGACCGAGTTATTATCGGTTCCGCCGCACTCACCAACCCAGAATTCTTACGTGCTGCCGTCCAAAAATACGGACCAAAAATTGCTGCCGGAATTGATGCCAAAAACGGCTTTGTTGCAACAAGCGGCTGGCTCGATGTCAGTCAAGTAGGCTATTTAGATTTAGCTAAACGAATGGAAGAAATGCAAGTCGAAACAATCATTTACACTGATATTAGCCGCGATGGCACACTGACCGGTCCTAATTTAGAACAGATGGCCGCGCTTCAAAAACACGTTTCCGTTAATTTAATTGCCTCTGGCGGTGTGAGCGGTCGCGCTGATTTAGAAGCACTCGCCGAACTCGGCTTATACGGGGCGATAGCTGGAAAGGCCCTTTACAATGGTCATATTTCAATGTCAGATGTCGTGGAGGTGGAGCAACATGCTTACTAA
- a CDS encoding NCS2 family permease: MDKFFKLRENKTTVRTEILAGLTTFLSMAYVLFVNPSMLATTGMELKAVFVATILASVVGSLAMGLIANYPIGLAPGMGLNAFFAYTVCAQWGIPWQTALAGVLVSGLVFICLTLSGIREKIVNAIPTELKFAVGAGIGFFIAFLGLKNAGIIVPNESTILALGDLHSGPVLLAVFGIVITVAYMTIGWKGAIFFGMATTAIAGMLFGLIDVPTQVVSSVPSIAPTFGQAIIHLPDIFTPQMLIVILTFFFIDFFDTAGTLVAVATQAGFIKDDKIPRAGRSLFSDSIATVFGAIFGTSTTTSYVESTAGVAVGGRTGLTAVVIAICFSLSLFFSPLLGVITSAVTTPALVIVGILMIGNVAHIDWTKFEVAVPSFFVILMMVLTFSIATGIAIGFIFYPITMVLKGRYKEVHPIMYVMMVLFILYFMFVV, translated from the coding sequence ATGGATAAATTTTTCAAACTACGCGAGAACAAGACGACTGTTCGGACAGAAATACTCGCGGGGCTTACGACTTTCTTGTCGATGGCTTATGTACTTTTCGTCAATCCATCCATGCTTGCAACAACTGGAATGGAATTAAAAGCTGTTTTCGTGGCGACGATTCTTGCTTCTGTTGTTGGCTCGCTTGCAATGGGACTTATTGCTAATTACCCAATCGGACTTGCTCCGGGTATGGGATTAAATGCGTTCTTTGCTTATACGGTTTGTGCGCAGTGGGGAATTCCTTGGCAAACCGCGCTAGCTGGAGTTCTTGTTTCTGGCTTAGTATTCATTTGTTTAACTCTTTCAGGAATTCGTGAAAAAATTGTAAATGCGATTCCAACTGAACTAAAATTCGCTGTTGGCGCCGGAATTGGCTTTTTCATCGCCTTTCTAGGTCTTAAAAATGCAGGAATTATCGTGCCAAATGAATCCACTATTTTGGCGCTTGGTGACTTGCATTCTGGCCCGGTTTTACTAGCTGTTTTCGGGATTGTTATTACCGTGGCCTACATGACGATTGGTTGGAAAGGTGCGATTTTCTTCGGGATGGCGACGACTGCTATCGCTGGAATGTTATTTGGTTTAATTGACGTGCCTACCCAAGTTGTGTCATCGGTTCCGAGCATTGCGCCAACTTTTGGTCAAGCTATTATCCATTTGCCTGATATTTTCACACCGCAAATGTTGATTGTTATTTTGACATTTTTCTTCATTGATTTCTTTGATACTGCTGGAACGCTTGTTGCGGTTGCGACACAAGCCGGCTTTATAAAAGATGATAAAATCCCGCGTGCCGGCCGTTCACTTTTCTCTGACTCAATTGCAACTGTTTTTGGTGCGATTTTCGGGACATCAACAACCACTTCTTATGTAGAATCTACTGCTGGGGTTGCGGTTGGTGGTCGGACAGGTTTAACTGCGGTTGTTATCGCCATCTGTTTCTCGCTGTCACTATTCTTCTCGCCGCTTCTTGGTGTAATTACAAGTGCGGTTACGACGCCGGCGCTTGTTATCGTTGGAATTTTAATGATTGGTAATGTCGCTCATATTGACTGGACAAAATTCGAAGTAGCCGTTCCGTCATTTTTCGTTATTTTAATGATGGTACTTACTTTCTCTATTGCAACAGGTATCGCGATTGGCTTCATTTTCTACCCAATCACAATGGTGCTTAAAGGTCGCTATAAAGAAGTTCATCCGATTATGTATGTGATGATGGTGCTGTTTATACTGTACTTTATGTTTGTCGTTTAG
- a CDS encoding ATP phosphoribosyltransferase regulatory subunit — protein sequence MNLNKNLPTGTRDKLFREAQAAYKIEQQVNHYFEKRGFKRIETPVIEFEDVFSSEHQADAKLYRFFDEKGRLTVLRPDMTLPIGRVVSTTGVTLPLKLSYSGKIFRANEDFGGEQNEQTQAGIEIIGYPSIKAEIECILSGIGVLNTLEIPNFQIELGHAAIYRRVVHLLNLRETAEIDFRLLIQNKSLTGIQQFVADNPSTLDDFILALPRLFGPATAILQQAKNLTTDKGILTALTEMETIVEAVSYAADISVDLGLVQDFHYYTGIIFRGYADLAADNFLSGGRYDHLLEQFTSSSSPAVGLALNLDSLTTLQNRAGIIKKQPPTTLLIHYDLDALQQAEKLMQETPHSELSFFETPTNAISFAKKWHIPTVVHVSSQGSQTIFQKEAE from the coding sequence ATGAACTTAAATAAGAACTTGCCAACTGGAACACGTGATAAACTTTTTCGCGAAGCACAGGCCGCATACAAAATTGAGCAACAAGTGAATCATTATTTTGAAAAACGTGGATTTAAGCGAATTGAAACACCTGTTATCGAATTTGAAGACGTCTTTTCTTCGGAACATCAAGCTGACGCCAAGCTATACCGTTTCTTTGATGAAAAAGGACGCTTGACAGTTTTGCGACCGGATATGACCCTTCCAATTGGCCGAGTCGTGAGTACAACTGGTGTAACGCTCCCTCTAAAACTTTCTTACAGCGGAAAAATCTTTCGCGCAAATGAAGATTTTGGTGGCGAACAAAATGAACAGACCCAAGCCGGAATTGAAATTATTGGTTATCCTTCCATTAAAGCAGAAATTGAATGTATTTTAAGTGGAATTGGCGTTTTAAATACACTAGAAATTCCGAATTTTCAAATCGAACTCGGTCATGCCGCAATTTACAGACGTGTTGTCCATCTTTTAAACCTCCGTGAAACAGCCGAAATCGATTTCCGCCTGCTGATTCAAAATAAAAGCCTCACTGGCATTCAACAGTTTGTTGCTGATAATCCAAGTACGCTGGACGATTTTATTCTGGCATTACCACGATTATTTGGCCCAGCGACAGCGATTTTACAACAAGCGAAAAACTTAACCACAGACAAAGGAATTTTAACTGCACTGACTGAAATGGAAACTATCGTAGAAGCTGTTTCTTACGCAGCCGATATTAGTGTCGACTTAGGACTCGTGCAAGATTTTCATTATTATACAGGTATTATTTTTAGAGGATATGCCGACCTTGCTGCCGATAATTTTTTAAGTGGTGGTCGTTATGATCACTTACTAGAACAATTCACCAGCTCTTCCTCTCCAGCAGTTGGTTTGGCACTTAATCTCGACTCCCTCACAACCCTACAAAACCGCGCTGGCATCATCAAGAAACAACCTCCAACAACACTTTTAATCCACTACGACCTAGATGCACTCCAACAAGCCGAAAAACTCATGCAAGAAACACCACACAGCGAATTAAGCTTTTTTGAAACACCAACAAACGCTATCTCTTTTGCGAAAAAATGGCACATCCCAACCGTCGTTCACGTTTCCAGCCAAGGAAGCCAAACTATTTTTCAAAAGGAGGCGGAATGA
- the hisG gene encoding ATP phosphoribosyltransferase: MKALKIALTKGRLEKDAVALLEKAGIDCSSMTDKKRKLIFHSSTQPISFILVKAVDVMTYVKHGVADIGIVGKDVLMEASKSHYEMLDLEIGKCQFCLASTPNFDPSSYRRKIIATKYPAVASKFFREKGEDVEIIKIEGSVEIAPVLGLADAIIDIVETGSTLKENGLIIYEKMYPISARLIVNKASLKQNKTQIFHLIDQLEQAIKEERTP, translated from the coding sequence ATGAAAGCTTTAAAGATCGCCTTAACGAAAGGCCGACTAGAGAAAGATGCGGTTGCTCTTTTGGAAAAAGCAGGGATTGATTGTTCTTCGATGACTGATAAAAAGCGCAAATTGATTTTCCATAGTAGCACCCAGCCGATTTCCTTTATTTTAGTGAAGGCAGTTGATGTCATGACTTACGTGAAACACGGCGTCGCAGATATTGGTATTGTCGGGAAAGACGTGCTGATGGAAGCCTCCAAATCACATTACGAAATGCTCGACCTCGAAATCGGTAAATGCCAGTTCTGCCTTGCTTCTACGCCCAATTTCGATCCAAGTAGCTACCGCCGAAAAATCATCGCCACCAAATATCCGGCGGTGGCTTCCAAATTTTTCCGCGAAAAAGGCGAAGATGTAGAAATCATCAAAATCGAAGGCTCCGTCGAAATCGCGCCTGTACTTGGTCTCGCTGACGCCATTATTGATATCGTCGAAACCGGCTCTACTTTAAAAGAAAACGGCTTAATTATTTATGAAAAAATGTATCCCATCTCAGCCCGCCTGATTGTCAATAAAGCTTCCTTAAAACAAAATAAAACGCAAATTTTCCATTTAATCGATCAATTAGAACAAGCGATAAAGGAGGAGCGCACCCCGTGA
- the hisD gene encoding histidinol dehydrogenase, which produces MKILTGTTAAILNELKTETTTSTSHQVETTVKAIIEKVKSAGDQALFDYTAQFDGVNLTDLRVPNTDIQAATAKVEPAFLDALRQAKANIESFHSKQKQHAFLDSEKDGVIRGQLIRPLSTVGVYVPGGTAAYPSSVLMNILPAKIAGVERIVMITPPGKNGINPHVLAAADLAGVDEIYQVGGAHGIAALAYGTESIPKVDKIVGPGNVYVATAKREVFGLVDIDMIAGPSEIVVLADETANPTFIAADLLSQAEHDTLARAILITTSENIAHQTKSEITKQLETLPRKAIAQESIENQGKIIITSSIEEMFDVMNEIAPEHLEVQLENPMNYLSQIKNAGSIFLGSYASEPLGDYFAGPNHVLPTSGTAKFFSPLGVEDFTKRSSFISYTKDALAKEKDAIILLANKEGLDAHAKAIQIRFEEEN; this is translated from the coding sequence GTGAAAATTCTAACCGGAACAACAGCAGCCATATTAAACGAACTCAAAACTGAAACCACAACGAGCACCTCACACCAAGTCGAAACCACAGTAAAAGCGATTATCGAAAAAGTAAAATCAGCTGGCGACCAAGCCTTATTCGACTACACAGCCCAGTTCGATGGCGTAAACCTAACCGACCTTCGCGTCCCAAACACCGACATCCAAGCAGCCACTGCCAAAGTCGAGCCCGCCTTCCTAGATGCACTTCGCCAAGCAAAAGCAAATATTGAAAGTTTCCACAGCAAGCAAAAACAACACGCATTCCTTGATAGCGAAAAAGATGGCGTCATTCGCGGCCAACTAATACGCCCACTCTCAACCGTAGGCGTATATGTTCCCGGTGGCACAGCAGCCTATCCATCGTCCGTTTTAATGAATATTCTACCTGCCAAAATCGCTGGTGTGGAACGGATTGTGATGATTACACCTCCCGGAAAAAATGGCATTAACCCTCATGTTTTAGCAGCTGCAGACCTTGCTGGCGTGGACGAAATTTACCAAGTTGGTGGTGCGCACGGAATTGCCGCACTTGCTTACGGAACCGAGTCCATTCCTAAAGTAGATAAAATCGTCGGCCCTGGCAATGTCTATGTTGCCACAGCTAAACGGGAAGTTTTCGGCTTAGTCGATATCGATATGATTGCCGGACCATCCGAAATCGTCGTGCTCGCAGATGAAACGGCTAACCCCACTTTCATCGCCGCGGACTTACTCTCCCAAGCAGAGCACGACACACTAGCCCGTGCTATTTTAATCACAACAAGTGAAAACATCGCCCACCAAACAAAAAGCGAAATTACTAAGCAACTCGAAACACTACCACGAAAAGCCATTGCCCAAGAATCCATCGAGAACCAAGGAAAAATCATTATCACCTCGAGCATTGAAGAAATGTTTGATGTCATGAATGAAATCGCTCCAGAACACTTAGAAGTACAACTTGAAAATCCCATGAATTATCTATCTCAAATTAAAAATGCCGGCTCCATTTTTCTAGGAAGCTATGCCTCCGAACCACTTGGCGACTATTTTGCCGGCCCTAATCATGTCCTACCAACAAGCGGCACTGCCAAATTCTTCTCTCCCCTTGGTGTAGAAGATTTCACGAAACGTTCCTCCTTTATTTCCTATACAAAAGACGCACTCGCCAAAGAAAAAGACGCCATCATCCTACTTGCTAATAAAGAAGGTCTCGACGCCCACGCCAAAGCCATTCAAATTCGTTTTGAGGAGGAAAATTAA
- the hisI gene encoding phosphoribosyl-AMP cyclohydrolase codes for MISVDFSKGLVPTIILDDQNGEVLMLAYMNEESYQKTLETGYTWFFSRSRNELWNKGATSGHTQKVKQIWTDCDNDTLLIRVNQIGPACHTGKKSCFFHLIKEDV; via the coding sequence ATGATTTCCGTCGATTTTTCTAAAGGCCTTGTTCCAACCATCATCCTAGACGACCAAAATGGCGAAGTACTCATGCTCGCCTATATGAATGAAGAAAGCTATCAAAAAACGCTTGAAACAGGCTATACATGGTTTTTTTCACGCTCCAGAAACGAACTTTGGAACAAAGGCGCAACTAGCGGACATACCCAAAAAGTGAAACAAATCTGGACCGATTGCGATAACGACACCTTGCTCATTCGCGTGAATCAAATCGGCCCAGCCTGTCATACCGGCAAAAAAAGCTGTTTTTTCCATCTCATAAAGGAGGATGTTTAA
- the hisF gene encoding imidazole glycerol phosphate synthase subunit HisF: MLTKRIIPCLDVTAGRVVKGVNFVSLTDVGDPVEIAKAYNEAGADELVFLDITATVELRQTMIDVVERTAEQVFIPLTVGGGISSVSDMKELLQAGADKISLNSAAIKRPELIQEGAAKFGNQCIVVAIDAKWNGTNWSVFTRGGRNDTGLDAIEWAKKAVQLGAGEILLTSMDGDGTKNGYDIPLTKAIAEAVSVPVIASGGCGNSSHMVKVFEQTKATAALAASIFHYGELSIKNVKTTLLEKGVNIRP, translated from the coding sequence ATGCTTACTAAACGAATTATCCCCTGCCTTGATGTCACAGCCGGTCGCGTCGTAAAAGGTGTTAATTTTGTTTCCTTAACCGACGTCGGCGATCCAGTCGAAATCGCCAAAGCTTATAATGAAGCTGGCGCAGATGAACTCGTTTTCCTTGATATTACAGCAACCGTCGAACTGCGCCAAACAATGATAGACGTCGTCGAACGAACCGCCGAGCAAGTATTCATCCCGCTCACAGTTGGCGGCGGCATCAGTAGCGTTTCCGATATGAAAGAACTTCTTCAAGCTGGCGCAGACAAGATATCCCTCAATTCCGCTGCGATAAAACGACCCGAACTCATCCAAGAAGGCGCCGCAAAATTCGGCAATCAATGTATCGTCGTCGCCATTGACGCCAAATGGAATGGCACAAATTGGAGTGTCTTCACGCGCGGTGGTCGAAACGATACCGGACTGGATGCTATTGAATGGGCAAAAAAAGCCGTTCAACTTGGCGCAGGTGAAATCCTCCTAACAAGCATGGACGGCGACGGCACCAAAAACGGCTACGATATCCCGCTCACAAAAGCAATTGCAGAAGCCGTCTCCGTCCCAGTCATCGCTTCAGGTGGATGTGGTAATTCCTCCCATATGGTTAAAGTGTTCGAACAAACAAAAGCAACCGCCGCACTCGCCGCAAGCATTTTTCATTACGGCGAACTGAGCATCAAAAACGTCAAAACTACACTACTCGAAAAAGGAGTGAATATCCGCCCATGA
- the hisJ gene encoding histidinol-phosphatase HisJ codes for MKRDGHTHTEFCPHGTHDDVEEMILKAIELDFDEYSIVEHAPLSSEFMENTAGDSEAVTTASMAMSDLPYYFKKMNQMKKKYASDLLIHIGFEVDYIVGYEAFTRDFLNEYGPETDDGVLSLHFLEGQGGYRSIDFSAEDYNEGIVQFYGGFEQAQLTYLEGVKQSIEADLGPFKPRRMGHISLCQKFQQFFGADGRDFSAEVIAEFQAVLALVNKRDYELDFNTAGLFKPLCGETYPPKEIVTLARELQIPFVYGSDSHGVQDVGRGYSAYCQK; via the coding sequence ATGAAAAGAGACGGGCACACGCATACAGAGTTTTGCCCCCACGGTACGCATGATGATGTGGAGGAAATGATTTTAAAAGCGATTGAACTGGATTTTGATGAGTATTCTATTGTGGAGCACGCGCCGCTTTCGAGTGAATTTATGGAAAATACTGCTGGGGATAGTGAAGCAGTGACAACGGCGAGCATGGCAATGAGTGATTTACCTTATTATTTTAAGAAAATGAATCAGATGAAGAAAAAATATGCGAGTGATTTGTTAATACATATTGGCTTTGAAGTGGATTATATAGTTGGTTATGAGGCTTTTACGCGTGATTTTTTGAATGAATATGGGCCAGAAACGGATGATGGAGTGTTGTCGCTACATTTTTTAGAGGGGCAGGGCGGTTATCGTTCGATTGATTTTTCAGCGGAAGATTATAATGAAGGAATTGTGCAGTTTTATGGTGGATTTGAACAAGCGCAACTCACTTATTTAGAGGGTGTGAAACAGTCAATTGAAGCAGATTTAGGGCCATTTAAGCCGCGGAGAATGGGACATATTTCGCTTTGTCAGAAGTTTCAGCAGTTTTTTGGAGCGGATGGACGTGATTTTTCGGCGGAAGTCATCGCGGAATTTCAGGCAGTGCTAGCTTTAGTGAACAAGCGTGATTATGAGCTTGATTTTAATACGGCGGGCCTATTTAAGCCACTTTGCGGAGAAACGTATCCGCCAAAAGAAATCGTGACGTTAGCTAGAGAGTTACAGATTCCGTTTGTGTATGGATCCGACTCGCACGGCGTTCAAGATGTTGGACGTGGATATAGTGCTTATTGCCAAAAATGA
- the hisH gene encoding imidazole glycerol phosphate synthase subunit HisH yields the protein MIVIIDYDTGNTKSIRKALDFIGLENKISSNQTEIKQADGVILPGVGAYPEAMQELTRRGLDVTLKEIAATGKPILGVCLGMQLLLESSNEHTFTKGLGLIPGHVEKLPDEPEFAVPHMGWNQLEIKRTTPLTKQLDGEYVYYVHSYYANCPAAYIIATSGYSVKVPGMINNGNIYGAQFHPEKSGQIGLEILKGFKEVIESCKSSQQ from the coding sequence ATGATTGTTATTATTGATTATGATACAGGAAATACGAAGAGCATCCGCAAAGCACTGGATTTCATTGGACTAGAAAACAAAATCTCTAGCAATCAAACAGAAATCAAACAAGCAGATGGCGTTATTTTGCCCGGTGTTGGTGCCTATCCAGAAGCTATGCAGGAACTCACTCGGCGCGGACTTGATGTGACATTGAAAGAAATCGCTGCCACCGGAAAACCAATTCTCGGCGTTTGCCTTGGTATGCAACTTTTGCTCGAATCAAGTAATGAGCACACTTTTACTAAAGGGCTCGGGCTCATTCCCGGTCATGTCGAAAAACTGCCGGACGAACCCGAATTTGCCGTTCCACATATGGGCTGGAATCAATTAGAAATCAAGCGCACCACTCCACTCACAAAACAGCTCGATGGCGAATACGTTTATTACGTCCATTCTTATTACGCCAATTGCCCAGCAGCGTATATTATCGCAACAAGCGGCTATTCTGTTAAAGTTCCCGGCATGATAAATAACGGCAATATTTACGGCGCCCAGTTCCATCCCGAAAAAAGTGGCCAAATCGGACTTGAAATTTTAAAAGGGTTTAAGGAGGTCATCGAATCATGCAAATCTTCCCAGCAATAG